AGTTCTTTCTAGCATCCATTCTTTAGTTACATCATGTTCTTCACACACTTCTCTTAAAACTCCTAAAGATTGAGATGCAAAAGCTTCGTTTAATTCAAATAATTCTATATCTTTAAGACTCATTTTAGCTTTTTTCAATACGTCTCTTATAGCTGCAACTGGTCCCATACCCATAATTGCTGGATCTACTCCACCTTGTCCAACTGCAAATACTTCTGCTTTTGGAGTTAAATTATTTTCTTTTAATGCTTCCTCAGATGCTAATAATACAGCTGAAGCTCCATCATTTAATCCAGATGCATTTCCTGCTGTAACAGTTCCATCCTTTTTAAATGCTGGTCTTAATTTTGCTAATTTTTCTAGTGTTGATTTTCTATTTGGATGCTCATCTCTAGCAAACATTTTTGTTTCTTTTCTATTTACCTTAACTTCTATTGGAACTATCTCATCATCAAATCTTCCAGAATCAACTGCTTTAATAGCTCTTCTTTGTGATTCATAAGCAAAAGCATCTTGCTCTTCTCTTGAAATGTTATATTTATCTACTATATTTTCAGCTGTTATACCCATGTGATAACCATGGAATGCATCAGTTAGTCCATCTGAAACCATATGGTCTATTAATTTTAAATCTCCCATTTTCACACCAGTTCTTGCTGATGCAGGTAATACAAATCCTGCTTGAGACATTGATTCAACTCCACCTGCTAAAATTAAATTTGATTGTCCACATTTAATTTCACAATAAGCTAAATAAACTGATTTTAATCCTGAACCACAAATCATGTTAATTGAGTATCCTGGTACTTCTTGAGGAACTCCAGCTTTTATTGAAGTTTGTCTTCCTATTCCTTGCTTATGACCTGCATGTAAAACATTTCCCATAACAACTTCATCAAGTTTTGCTGGATTTATTTTTGTTTCATCTATTATAGCTTTAACTATATGAGCCCCTAAATCTCCTGGTTGAACACCTTTAAGACTTCCTAGGAAACTTCCAATCGCTGTTCTTTTCGCTTCTACTAAATATACTTTTGACATTTTTTCCTCCTGAATTAACTTTATATTTAAATTATTTTTTCCAATTTCATTAAATAATTTTCTTTAAAAATTTATTTTTACAAAAACTACCTTTCAATTATATTGCATCTTCACTTTTTTTAAAAATATATTTTATATATATTTAAACTGTTTTGATTTAATTTTAATCTATATGCTCCTTTTGCGCTCATAGTTTAGACTGAAAATTTTCAACTTTAATAAAATAGGCTTGAACTTATCTTCAAGCCTATTTTTTTCAAATAATTACTTCGAATAATTATAGAAACCTTCTCCTGTTTTCATTCCTAACTTATGTCCACGAACCATTTTTCTTAACAATGGATGTGGTCTGTATTTTGTATCTCCCATTTCATTATATAGCACTTCCATTATCGCCAAACATACGTCAAGTCCTATTAAATCTCCTAAAGCTAATGGTCCAATAGGGTGATTACAACCTAACTTCATAGCTGCATCTATCCCTTCAACACTAGCTACTCCTTCTGCATAAATACCTATAGCTTCATTTACCATTGGTATTAATATCCTATTAACAACAAAACCTGGAGCTTCCTCAACCTGAACAGGAACTTTCCCTATTTCCTCTGATATTTCTTTTATCTTTTCAACTACTTCTTCCGGAGTATTTAATCCCGCTATAACTTCCACTAATTTCATTACTGGTACAGGGTTGAAAAAATGCATCCCTATTACAGGTCTTCTTAGTCCAGATCCTATCTCAGTTATAGATAATGATGATGTATTAGTTGCGAAAATTGTTTCTTCTTTACAAATTTCATCTAACTCTCTAAAAGTTTGTTTTTTTATCTCCATATTTTCAATAGCTGCTTCTATAACTAAATCACATTCTTTACAGATTTCTTTTGTTCCAGTTGTTATTCTTTCTAAGATATTATTAGCGTCAGAAGCTTCCATTTTCCCTTTAGAAACTTTTCTCTCTAATCCTTTTGCTATCTTAGCTTTTCCTTTTGCTGCAAACTCTTCATTAATGTCACATAGCATAACCTCATATCCATTAGTTTGTGCAAATGTTTGTGCAATCCCTGAACCCATTGTTCCTGCTCCAATAACACCTATCTTCATTTCAAATCCTCCTAATTTATTTTTATTAACTATTTATTTATAAATCCTTCTACTTTTTTCTTTTCTAAAAAAGCTTTCATTCCATTTTTCTGGTCTTGAGTCTCAAAACAACTTCCAAATAATTTTTCTTCTACAATAATAGCTTCATCCATATTTAAAGAAATTCCTTCATTTATAGCTTTTTTGCAAGCTCTTACAGCTATTGGTGCATTCCTATATATTTTTTTAGCTATTTTTTTAGCTTCATTTATCAATTCTTCACTTGAACAAACTTTATTTACTAATCCTATTCTAAAAGCTTCCTCCGCTTTTATATTAGAAGCTGTATAAATCATTTCCTTAGCTTTTCCTATTCCTATTGTTCTAGCTAATCTTTGAGTCCCTCCAAATCCAGGAGTTATACCTAAGCCAACCTCCGGTTGACCAAACAAAGCGTTTTCTGAACATATTCTAATATCACAGCTCAAAGAAAGTTCACAACCTCCCCCTAGAGCAAACCCATTTACTGCCGCTATAACGGGCACCTGAAATGTTTCTAATTTTCTAAAAACATCATTTCCCATCTTACCAAAAACTTCCCCTTCTGATTTTGTTAATTTACTCATCTCAGAAATATCCGCTCCTGCAACAAAAGATTTAGAACCACTCCCTGTTAAAATAAGAGCTCTTGTCTTTTCTAAATCAACATCGTCAAGAACTTTATTTAGCATTTCTAAAACATCAGTATTTAAAGCATTCAAGGCTTTAGGACGATTAATAGTAATCACCCCGATAAAACCATCTTGTTCATATTTAACAAATTCCATAAGATTTCCTCCTTAATGTACTAATGAATTTGATAACTTTTTCATCATTTTCAAGATAAATTTTTGCTTTTAGTTTTACACAAATTTTTTTAGGTTATCTCTTTTTCAAAATATAACTAATTATATTGCAAATTTGACCATTTTAAAAATATATTTTATATATATGTTACCCTAATTTTCAAATTTTTTGCTTTTTAGATCTTTTGTTTATCATTGCTCCAATAAACTTTCAAATAAAAGATTCTCTTGATAACGAGTAAATTTGTCTGAGCTTTTATGAATCATTTCTCTTAAAAAAACTTAAATTTTCAGTCTGTTTTTATAAATTTTTTATCGTGCTCTCTTTTATGCTACTAGATATTTTTTAAATAATTATTTTCTTTGACTTTTAATATTAACTCCTCAAGTATCAATTATATGCTAATCAGTTATAAATATCAAGACCACTCACAATTTAAATTTTATTTTTCAGCATTTTTTATTTATAACTACCGAAATTAATAAAGATAACCTCAAAACCATTATAACATTTTAATGATTAGCTAAAAAAAGAAAGCTTTCTCTTTCTTTTTTTAGATTAAGCTTTCTTTTTTTGTTTTTTATTTAATATCAAAACGCAATAACTTTTTATTCCTTCTTCTCTTCCTGTAAATCCTAAGTTTTCTTCTGTTGTTGCTTTAACACTTATATTTGATATCTCTGTCTTTAAAATTTCTGAAATATTTTTTCTCATTTCTTTTAAATAATTCTTTAATTTAGGTTTTTGAGTCACAATTATGGAATCCAAATTTCCTATCTCATATCCTTCTATATCCATAATATTTTTAACTTTTTTTAATAAAATTTTACTATCTATATTTAAATATTCTTTATTATTATCTGGAAAGTGTTGGCCTATATCCCCCAAAGCTAATGCTCCTAATATCGCATCTATAATTGCATGCAACAAAACATCTGCATCTGAATGTCCTAGCAATCCAACCTTATAAGGAATCTCTACTCCACCTAAAATAAGTTTTCTCCCTTCTTTAAATCTATGTACATCATAACCATTTCCTATTCTAATCATAACTATTCAACTTCTTTTCCATAAATTTCATCATAAAAATCTATTATTTGTTCTTTTGTCGCTGTAGATGTTCCTATTTTCCCAACAACTATTCCTGCTGCTGTATTTGCAATCTTGGCAGCCTCCTCCCAAGAAGCTCCTGCTGCTTTTGATAGTGTATAAACTGAAATTACTGTATCTCCAGCTCCTGTAACATCAAAAACTTCTTTCGCAAAAGTAGGAATATTTGTTACACCATTATCATCATATAAACTAACTCCTTCTTCGCTTCTAGTTATTAATAAATTTTCTAATTTTAACATGTCTCTTATATCTGTTCCAACCTCATTGATATCCATATTTTCAGAATTTTTTAGACATAAAAAAGCTTCCTTTTTATTAGGAGTCATTGAAGACGCCCCTACATAATTTTTTATATTTGAAGGCTTTGGATCAACGGTTATTATTTTATTGTTTTGTTTTGCTAATTTTATTATTTCTCGAGATAATCTAGGAGTTAATACACCCTTATTATAATCAGATAATATTATTGCATCTATATTATTAATATTATTTCTTATATTTTCTAGTATTGCTTCTTCTAATAAATCATCTATATTTGTAGGATCTTCCCAATCGATTCTTAATAATTGTTGATTTCCTCCTAAAATTCTTCTTTTTACAATAGTCGGCCTTTCTTCACTTTTTATAATCCCAGAAATTTCTACTCCTATTTTTTTCATAGATCTTAATAATTTATCTCCATCTATATCATCGCCTACCATACCATAGCAATATGTCTTTACTCCCAAAGTAGATAAATTATTTATTACGTTTCCAGCACCACCTAATACAAACTTTTCTTTCTTTATTAATACTACCGGAACTGGAGCCTCCGGCGAAACTCTTTCAACTGTTCCTATTAAATAATCATCTAACATTATATCCCCAACAACAGCAATTTTTAGTTTATTAAAATTAGAAAGTATTGTCTTGAATCTGTTTTTATTCATAAACTCCTCCAATTAATATTTATATCTAACATTTTACTAAGAATTTTAAATAATATCAATACTAATTCTGATTTTTAATTATATCTACTTTAAGTTTTATATATAAATCAACTTTTTCTCTTTTATTAGCCTTATATTTAAATAAATTTCCCGCAACTGGAATTGATGATAAGCCTGGAACTTTGCTTATCTCTTTTTTTAAAATATCTTTTTTTAATCCTCCTATTAAAATTTCATTTCCATCTTTTATCTTTAGAGTAGTTTTTAATACTCTTGAAATTTTAGATCCTCCATTAAATTTAGTGGTTTCTTTTTGTGAACTAGATTCTTCTATATTGGTTACCTTAAAATCACTTGCTTCTAATTCTAATTTTAAATTAATTAATTCATTGTTCATAATTTCAGGAACAACCTTTAGAACTATTCCAGCTTCCTTAAATATTGGAGTATAAGTTGTTTTATCATTTTCATTCTCCTCTTTTTCTTCTCCAACTATTTTTTCTTCAGTTATTTTAATTTCTCCTTCTGCACCATTAACAGTAACTATACTAGGAATTGAAGTTATCTTCAAATCTTGTGTTGCTTCCAATAAATCTAAGCTGAATTTTAAAAATTCTTTATCATTTTTAAAAGGTTTCAGTAGACTCCCTACAGTTGAATATACTTCACCTATTCCTACTATTCCACTATTTTTTAATATATTTATATTGTCTTGTTGATTAGAAGTTTCATTATAAGACCAAGAAAAACCTAACTTATCAAATAAATTCTCTGTTATATCTATTATTTCTACTGTTATTCTTACTTGTTTATTATTATTATCAATACTATCTAAATATTTTTTTATCTCATTTACCTGTTCTTTTTCTCCACTTAAATAAACTATATTTTCTTTTAAATTTTCACTAAAATTAACCATATTTTTTTTACTTTGTAATAATGTTCCTATATTTATTTCCTTTAAGTTATTTATTTTCACTTTTTCTATTATAAAATTATCCTTTTTTTTATAGATTTCTCTGTCTTTTAAATCTTTTTGTTGCATTGAAACCTCTATTAAGTTATCTTTTTTATTTACTTCTAATAATTCTCCTTCAGTTATATATCCTGCTTTTTTTAAAGAAATAAAATAAACTCCATATGGTATATTCTCCAATATGAATTTTCCATTATTATCTGAAAAATATCTTTTAGAATTTTCTCCTATTATCTTAATTTCTACCCCTTGTAAATTATTTTTGTATTTTTGATTATATACATTTCCTATTACTATCCCTTTATCTGAATCTTTTGTATTCTTCGTTGTTACATAAATATATTTTTCCTTCTCTTCTATCTTATATTCATTAATTTTACAGCATTCTTGTAAAACATTATAGATACTTTTTTCCCCTTTACTCATCTTTATATGATCTTTTTGAATCTTCTCATTTGGTGTAATTAATATATCAGATTTAGAAGTAAGATCCATACACAATTCCTCGATTGTTCTATTTTGAATCTTGTTTAAATATTTTATTTTCTTAGTTTTTTCTATTAATCCTACATTTGCAAAAAGTTCTTGAACAACTAATAAATATAATATAATTTTTATTATCTTCATTTTTTTTCTCCTATTTTCTATAAAAATATCCTTCTAAATTTATGGTTGCTATTAGACTACTTTCGTTATTTTCTATATAAAAATTTCCATCACTAAGAAAAATATTTTTTTCTTTTTCTAATTGATTTAAAAAACTTATAAAATTATACAATTTTCCCTCTAAATTATACGAACCTATTATCCTATTTCTATTTACTTTTAGTCTACCCATATAGATAATTTTTAAATTATTTTTTAAAATACAATTATTTATATAATTAGAATAGTCACCTACTTTCTTAAATTTTTTAACTTTTATTTTTTTGTTTTCTAAAATTTCTTTTTTATTAAATAAAAAATTTTTCTTTTTTAACAAATTTACATTATTTGATTTTAAACTTTTATTTTTTTTTAATAATATATTTTTTTCTTTTTCTAATTTTAAAACTGTAAATGTTGGATTTATAATCATCCCATAAATAATGGTCATGAAAAATATAATTGTCATTTTTTTATTGTTTTTCATCAAATTACCTCTATTTCTAAACAAAAAATATATTTATTCTCTTTTTTTTCTATATAATCATACTTTAATGATTTTACATTCTTATCTGATTCTATTTTTTCCATAAATTTGAATAATTTTTTTTCATCCATTACATAACCTTCTAGTTTTATTTTAATATTATAAATATTATATTTTGTAATAATAATATCTCTATTTATATAGCTCAACACCAAAAAAAAGTTTCTTTTTATATTATTCTTTATGCTTTTAATCTCTTTTGTTTTATTAACATTTTTGTTCTTAGAATTTTTTTTGTTTATTTGATTTTTTAATTGGTAATTTTCATTTTTTATAATACAATTCTGTTCTTTTATATTTTTTATTATATTGAATAGCTTGTTTTCAAAAATTTTTATCCCTAAAAAAACAATAATAATAATCATGCAACTCAAAATTAAATTAAAATTTATCCTTTTTATTTGATTTAATATCAAATCATAATCATCAATTTTATTTTTTAAGTCTATATCTATATATATTCCTTTAACTGAAATTCTATTTTTTATAAAGATTTCAATTATTTTTTCCATAAAGTCCCTCTCAAAAATATAAATAATATATTTTTGATTTAATTTATAAGTTTCAATAAACAAATCATCTGTTTCTTTTTTTAAATTTTCCATACATAATTCTTGAATATAGTTTTCTATTTTAAAAACCTCTTCTTCTAAAATCTCTTTTTTTATGTACGCTCCTTCTTCAAAGCAGATTATAATTTCTTTTTTCACTATATATTTTTTTATTTTATTATATATTTTTTGATGATCTAATTTATTTAAATAAAACTTAAATATTATTTGTTTATTATTGTTATATATTTTTAAATCACTTTTAGAAAAAACTATATATATTATTTGTTTATTATTTTTCAACATATATTGCCCCTATTCTAGATTTTGAATTTTTTATGATACTTAAATCTTCATCATAAAAATAACTATTATTTATAATTATTTTTACTTTTATTCCTTTTAATTGTTTTTCTCCAATTAGCATACTATCATATTTTTTGATAAAAACTATTTTAATTTCATTGCTTTTATTATAGTCTGAGTAATTTTTTATTAAAGATTTATAATTTTTTTTATTATTTTTATTTAAATCATAAATTATTTTATTTTTTTTTATTATTTTAAAAATCTTATATCCTGTATCTGTTTTTTCATTTTCATTTTTAATTATATTCTTATTCCAAATCAATTCATTTTTTCTATATACTATATATTTTATACCTCCTTTGACTTCAATATATTTTTCATATTCTCTTTTGATAATCTCATTGCTATTTTTATTTTTATCTTTTAAAAGAATATTACATTTTTCATACTCTTTTTTTAAAAGGAAAGAAGTTACTACTGATAAATAACTTAACAAAAGTAATAAATATAATGTTAAAATTAAGGTATTTCCTTTTATTTTATTTTTTAAAAAATACATAATCTATCCTTTCATTCTTAATTTTAGTTTTTACAAAAATTAAGTTATCTTCATTAGTAAATTCTCCCCAAATATTATCTATATAAGTCTCCCTTTTTCTAGAATTTTCCTTTATTTCTAATTTTAAATCACGTGTAAAAATATATTCTTTGATATCATCATTTTTTTTAAGTAATAGTCTTTTTTTCCCTTCAACCTTTAATGAACTTGCTTCGTTAATATCCTTTTTTAAAACCTCTAATTCTCTATAATAATTTCTACTATAAGTAGTTAAATCTAAAGATTTTTTATCTAAATAAACTGTTGCTAGTATCAATTTAAAGACACAGTAAGAAAAGATACAAAAAATATTTAATGAAATCATTGCCTCTAATAAAAAAAACCTTTTTTATTCATTTTAATCACTCCAATATAAATTTTTCTTGTTTTTTATCTAAATTTATTTTTATATATTTAATTTTCCCTATCTCTATCTTATCTAAACTTGCTTTTTCTTCAATAATTTTTACTCCTTTTATTTTAAAATATTTAAATGTTCCTAAATAATAAAAATTTTTATTTGTCTTTATAAAATATTCTTTTCCTTTTGTTTTTAATTCATAATTACCTATTCTTTTATTAAAAAATAAATCCCTTCTCAAAATATTTTGTAAATTATTTTCCAATATTGCTAATTCATATCTATACTCTATTCTTTTTATAACTTTAAAATTAAAGTTAAATAATAACAAAAAATCTAATATAATTATAAAAATTAAAAGCAAAGATATTACTAATTCAATAATATTTCCTTTAGTTTTCACTTTGTTACCTCTAAAACTTCTAAAACAAATAAAGCTAAACAAACAATTGGAGCAAAAGGTATTTGTACACCTCTTATTTCTTTTTTCTTTACAATTTTTAAAATAACATAACATAAAACAATTCCCACTAAACAAATAATATTATAATAATAAACCACTGCAAATAATGAACTATATCCTATATAAAATCCTATCGAACTTAGTAATTTAACATCTCCAAAACCTATTAATTCTTTTCCCACTATATTGCTAACATAACCATATATAACTAAAAGGATTATTGGATAGACCCCAAAACCTATGATTGAATTTTCAAAACTATAATTAAAAAAAAATATTTTTATTCCTTTTAATAATAAAATAAATAAATTTAAAGCATCTGGTATTTCGCATGATTTGTAATCTGTATAACTAATAAGTAATAAATTTATTATAAAAAATAAATCTATAATTTTTTCCATATTATAACTCCTCCCATTTATAATTATTAATTGTATAATCTCCCATTTCCGTATCTTTCTCTATCCAAATATTAATTCCGTCTGAACTATCTTCTTCACCTTTAAAAGTATATTTTATATTTCCTCCTAATTTTATTTGTCCATTTTTTTCTTTTCTACTTCCTCCTACTACTTCTTTTACATCATTATTCTCATTTGAAGTTTCTAATTTATTTATATTTCCAGAAAAATAAATTTTTATTTTTTCTAAATCAGAGTCTGTTAAGTAATCTTTTATTTGTCCATTTTCCTCTCCTAATGGTTGTCCTTCATCTAAATAATACATTTGAGAAGCTGTTCTCAACATTGATAAATCTGATATTACTTTTGTATCTTTTGCCTTTGCTAAATAAATTGATATTTTAGGAGTCATAATACTTGACATTATACCAATTATTGCTATTACTACTAACGTTTCAACTAAAGAAAACCCTTCATTTTTCATCTTTTTTCTCCTTTTTTTAATTTTTCAAATAAAATAATACCAAAATATAATTTTTATACTTCATAAAAATTCTGTTTTTATATTAATCACCTTCTTTGCTAGATACTGTCTATTATCTTTAATAGCGGAAAATAAATTCCTTTAAAAATAAAAAAAATTACTATTCCTATTATTATTATTGTAAAAGGTTCTAGTAATTTTATAATTATCTCTATTTTATTTTCTCTATCTTTTTTATTATTGTTATATATTATTTCTAAGCTTTTGACTAATTCTCCAGATTTTTCGCCTAATCGGATAAATTCTAAATCTTTTTTATTAAAAAATTCACTTTTTCTAAAAGAAACTTCAATATTTTTTCCTTCTTCAAAATTAACTAAAATATTTTTTAATCCTTTTTTTCTATTTTTATTTAATTCTTCCTTTTCTAGAATTTTAATAGCATAGACTAAATTTATATCTGATTTTAATAATATTATTAATGATTCTAATAAATTTAATTTATATAAGCCCATTAAATAATTTTTAATTTTTTTTGATTTAAATATATAGTTTAAAATTTTTTCTTTTATTTTAATATTCTTTATTATAAAAATAACTATCGAAAATATTATTCCTAAATAAATAAAGTTGTTTGAAAACCATATTATTCCTCTTGTTGTTTTTGATACCTCTATATTCATTTCTTTTAATATAATTACAAAATTAGGTAAAAGAAATTTACCTAAAAATATTAAAATTAAAAATATAAAAAACAATAATATTTCTGGATAAACTAGTATTTTTTTTACTTCTCTTCTTAATTTAATCCTAGTTTTTAATCTGTTTTCTATTATTGAAAATGATTTTAATAGATCTCCAGATTCTTCTCCTATTTTTAAAATAATAAAATCTATTTCTTTTAAATTTAAACCACTATTTTTGAAAATAAAATCTATTTTTTCACCATTTCTTAAATAATATTTTATTTTTCTTATATAATTTTTCATCTTTTTGTAATCAGAAAAATAATTAATAGCATCATAAAATTGATAACCACTTTCTATAAAAATTCTTAGTTTAATAAAAAAATTTAAAAGTTCAGTATCTTTAAGATCTTCTTTTTTTATTATAAACGTTTTTATTATAAATAATTTATTTCTTTTCAATGCTTTTTCTAATTGTTTATTAGATGTTTCGTAATTAAAGATAATTTTCTTTTTTCCTTCTTTATTTATAACAAAAGACATATATTTTTTCATTTAAATCACTCTCAACAATTCATCCAAAGATATTTTTCCTTCTAAAACTAATCTTACCCCATCATTAATTAAAGAATTTATTTTAAAAGCCTCTTTTATATTATCTATCTTAATTTTATCTAAAGATAGATTTTGCTTTTTTAATAAAAATTCTACCAAAGGTATTCTCCCAATATAAC
This is a stretch of genomic DNA from Fusobacterium sp. JB019. It encodes these proteins:
- a CDS encoding acetyl-CoA C-acetyltransferase, whose translation is MSKVYLVEAKRTAIGSFLGSLKGVQPGDLGAHIVKAIIDETKINPAKLDEVVMGNVLHAGHKQGIGRQTSIKAGVPQEVPGYSINMICGSGLKSVYLAYCEIKCGQSNLILAGGVESMSQAGFVLPASARTGVKMGDLKLIDHMVSDGLTDAFHGYHMGITAENIVDKYNISREEQDAFAYESQRRAIKAVDSGRFDDEIVPIEVKVNRKETKMFARDEHPNRKSTLEKLAKLRPAFKKDGTVTAGNASGLNDGASAVLLASEEALKENNLTPKAEVFAVGQGGVDPAIMGMGPVAAIRDVLKKAKMSLKDIELFELNEAFASQSLGVLREVCEEHDVTKEWMLERTNVNGGAIALGHPVGCSGNRILVTLLYEMEKRDLTYGLATLCIGGGMSVAVILKRDK
- a CDS encoding 3-hydroxybutyryl-CoA dehydrogenase — encoded protein: MKIGVIGAGTMGSGIAQTFAQTNGYEVMLCDINEEFAAKGKAKIAKGLERKVSKGKMEASDANNILERITTGTKEICKECDLVIEAAIENMEIKKQTFRELDEICKEETIFATNTSSLSITEIGSGLRRPVIGMHFFNPVPVMKLVEVIAGLNTPEEVVEKIKEISEEIGKVPVQVEEAPGFVVNRILIPMVNEAIGIYAEGVASVEGIDAAMKLGCNHPIGPLALGDLIGLDVCLAIMEVLYNEMGDTKYRPHPLLRKMVRGHKLGMKTGEGFYNYSK
- a CDS encoding enoyl-CoA hydratase-related protein, with protein sequence MEFVKYEQDGFIGVITINRPKALNALNTDVLEMLNKVLDDVDLEKTRALILTGSGSKSFVAGADISEMSKLTKSEGEVFGKMGNDVFRKLETFQVPVIAAVNGFALGGGCELSLSCDIRICSENALFGQPEVGLGITPGFGGTQRLARTIGIGKAKEMIYTASNIKAEEAFRIGLVNKVCSSEELINEAKKIAKKIYRNAPIAVRACKKAINEGISLNMDEAIIVEEKLFGSCFETQDQKNGMKAFLEKKKVEGFINK
- the ispF gene encoding 2-C-methyl-D-erythritol 2,4-cyclodiphosphate synthase produces the protein MIRIGNGYDVHRFKEGRKLILGGVEIPYKVGLLGHSDADVLLHAIIDAILGALALGDIGQHFPDNNKEYLNIDSKILLKKVKNIMDIEGYEIGNLDSIIVTQKPKLKNYLKEMRKNISEILKTEISNISVKATTEENLGFTGREEGIKSYCVLILNKKQKKKA
- the rfaE1 gene encoding D-glycero-beta-D-manno-heptose-7-phosphate kinase, whose protein sequence is MNKNRFKTILSNFNKLKIAVVGDIMLDDYLIGTVERVSPEAPVPVVLIKKEKFVLGGAGNVINNLSTLGVKTYCYGMVGDDIDGDKLLRSMKKIGVEISGIIKSEERPTIVKRRILGGNQQLLRIDWEDPTNIDDLLEEAILENIRNNINNIDAIILSDYNKGVLTPRLSREIIKLAKQNNKIITVDPKPSNIKNYVGASSMTPNKKEAFLCLKNSENMDINEVGTDIRDMLKLENLLITRSEEGVSLYDDNGVTNIPTFAKEVFDVTGAGDTVISVYTLSKAAGASWEEAAKIANTAAGIVVGKIGTSTATKEQIIDFYDEIYGKEVE
- a CDS encoding A24 family peptidase produces the protein MEKIIDLFFIINLLLISYTDYKSCEIPDALNLFILLLKGIKIFFFNYSFENSIIGFGVYPIILLVIYGYVSNIVGKELIGFGDVKLLSSIGFYIGYSSLFAVVYYYNIICLVGIVLCYVILKIVKKKEIRGVQIPFAPIVCLALFVLEVLEVTK
- a CDS encoding prepilin-type N-terminal cleavage/methylation domain-containing protein; the protein is MKNEGFSLVETLVVIAIIGIMSSIMTPKISIYLAKAKDTKVISDLSMLRTASQMYYLDEGQPLGEENGQIKDYLTDSDLEKIKIYFSGNINKLETSNENNDVKEVVGGSRKEKNGQIKLGGNIKYTFKGEEDSSDGINIWIEKDTEMGDYTINNYKWEEL
- a CDS encoding type II secretion system F family protein, with product MKKYMSFVINKEGKKKIIFNYETSNKQLEKALKRNKLFIIKTFIIKKEDLKDTELLNFFIKLRIFIESGYQFYDAINYFSDYKKMKNYIRKIKYYLRNGEKIDFIFKNSGLNLKEIDFIILKIGEESGDLLKSFSIIENRLKTRIKLRREVKKILVYPEILLFFIFLILIFLGKFLLPNFVIILKEMNIEVSKTTRGIIWFSNNFIYLGIIFSIVIFIIKNIKIKEKILNYIFKSKKIKNYLMGLYKLNLLESLIILLKSDINLVYAIKILEKEELNKNRKKGLKNILVNFEEGKNIEVSFRKSEFFNKKDLEFIRLGEKSGELVKSLEIIYNNNKKDRENKIEIIIKLLEPFTIIIIGIVIFFIFKGIYFPLLKIIDSI